gttttttaaaatgtgtgaaaaaATGAGAGTTAAGAGCAACAAGATGGAATCCCAGTGGAAactaaatatacaaaatttttttgaaaagaagtgGAAGGAAACTCCCAGTAATGTTTATTCTGAGCAggtgctttatatatatatatatatatatagcagatCTCATTCTAAAACCAGTACTATAATGCAATATTAattttgtgatttgttttttatttctagacTTTTGACAAATGTACAAATTCAATCTGCTCATTTTAAACTTAGAGATAAAGTCAAGTGGAATTTTGTTATGTTTGAACTTTCATTATCtcctttttattgtatttaccaGGTTGGAAAGGTACTTTGTTAGGTATTGCTATGGCTACAGTGCATGCTATGATAACAGAATATGGTTGTCATTTGGAAGACATTATTGTTGTACTGGGACCTTCAGTAGGACCTTGCTGTTTTACTCTTCCATGGGAATCAGCAAATAAGTTTCATAATCTTCATCCTGAATGTGTAAGACTGTTTGACTCACCAAATCCCTATATTGACATCCGAAAAGCTACCAGGTATGCTTGATTTCATTCTGGAACTCATTATTGACTATTgcatctaaaatgaaaattattttagcaAACAGTAACTCCAAGAAAAATTAAGGTGGCAGATATTTAGGCAGTTGACATACATGTAAACATATatagaaattcattttaaatatgaaatctgttctcattTGATTTTGCCTGACtggtatcatttattttttcaaaagttaaggaagaggggccagcgttgtggcataggatataaagctaccacctgcatcactgtcatttcatatgggtgctggttcatatcccagctgctctacttccaatccagctccctgctgatggtctgggaaaagcagtagaaaatagcctaGGTGTCTggtcccctgacacccatgtgggagacccagatgaagctcctggcccctgaattcagcctggtcctgtcctggctgttggagctatctggggaatgaaccaacagatggaagattcatattctctctctccctccctccctccctccctttcccactccccctactcttctctctgtaactctgacttccaaataaataaaaaaaaaaaatgaaggaagaaacaGTAGGCATTCAATTTTAAGAGATCTACTTAAACTTTTTATAGAAAAACTGGCCTGTTTTATTTCACAGTCATTCTCCAGGTCAGTTCTTTTAACTAGCAAAAAGCTGAtagtttaaaattatctttattctctaattaataagtaaaatatagTTCTTAGCAAAAAAACTATGTAAAGTAAATATACAGTCACTTTCAAGATTTGTTTTCCTGAATTTTTGAATTTATGAAGTTTTGTTATAAAAATCTGCCAAAAATTgtcattccatttttaaaaagatttattgattttatttgaaatagagaggcagagacagagagagatagagcttccatccactggtttactccccagatggctgcaatagctaaggctgggccaggtctaagctaggagcatggaactccatccaggtcaccctaGTGGCTgacaggggtgtggggagcaaaccggactagactgttactggaattaagacttattctatgcatctgctctcccacaatatggcgctgggagagaagaaaacagcttctacccagctgcctccagttcaactaataaactgtaggacttgctcctgattggaggagagcagcgtactcggcgtgtgggcagccgagttaggattggcggaggaggactataaaggaggagagagacggcatgcaccaggaacatctatggggaacatctaaggggaacacctgtgcagcccccgagaagagccggccggcggtgtgccgctcccctgcggaagtggggaatgtggccagggggaactgcccttccacggaggtggaagggacagcagccaacccgggaagaaccagcagcaaacccagggagggccgagcagacgaaagaacagcgcagggtcctgtgtcgttcctccacgaagagggggagcgacacaggggcccaagtacttgaggcatcttccactactttcccaggcacattaacaaggaactagctggattggaagtggtacatccaggatttgaaccagagctcatttgggatgctgacaggtggcaacttaacccattatTTGTTATTTCTATAGCTCCTATTTGTTATTTCTACAAGGAAAATTGATGTTTGATTTGAATTATGTTTCTAGTCCTGTCAGCAAAACCCTACCCAAATTCTGCCTCATTTAGCACATAATTAGAAGGGATTGAAAGTGATTCTTAATATGACTTATGGAATAAGTATCACTGatttttattacaattttatATCACAAGGTGTTTATGGAGAAGCAAGTTTTCTGTGTCTACAAATACCCTGGTATCTTGAGAAGTTTCTTCTTAAATAAGTAATTGATTGTGATTATAAAAATTCTGTACCTAGATCATGTCTGCAGGACACTATGGAAGATtgtgtagtatatatatatatatatgtacttagGTGATAGAACCAACCATTTCCTGATTATTCCATATTCTGTATCATTCCAATATCTGTACACTTTTCATATTGTTTTGGCTATTGgtaaaaaaaaactcttagtatcttttgaaaaatctttacCCTAAGGATTCTTCTAGAACGGGGAGGAATTCTTCCACATAACATTCAGGACCAGAACCAAGATCTCAACCTCTGTACATCATGCCATCCTGACAAGTTTTTCTCCCATGTCCGAGATGGTGTTAATTTTGGTACACAGATTGGCTTCATATCACTTAGAGAATGAGGTATAGTAggttctccttcctctctctaatctcttcctgttcttccttcctcttttcttccctctttctctccctcttttttttttctcttccagccTTTCCCtcccttcattaaaaaaaaaaaaaaaagattttatttaacttttactaCTTTATTCTTATGGGAAGAataaatttctacttttttattgATGTAACAGTGACAGAAAAGTTCATTTTCAGAAGCAGATTCATATAAAGAGTAGCTTTTTCtaattaatgaaaattatattgGTCAGCTTgtgttaaaagtttaaaaagaaagtattttaccTTTAAAAGATCCTGTATGTATGTTCTGTATCTCTACTACATATTTAACATCTGTATATTTCACATAATAGCATTATTATGTCTTTATATTTATGAGAAGAAATCTTTGCATAAAAGTTCTAAGTTTTAGTATAATAAGAAATCTGTAAATACACAGACTAGCTTGGTTTTCAACTAGGTTTCCAACATTATCTATAGCCAGAGttggctaaatttattttatttatttgtttattttttgctaaagggccagatagtaaatatctTAAGCCTTCAGCTACTGAACTTTGTCAATATTGAACAAAAGTAGAACCTGAGAATGCAGAAATATGTATatctgtgttccaataaaactttacctTCAAAAGTAGGTGAAGGGCCATATTTGGCTCACAGGTTATAGTTTACTGACAAGCTAGAATTATAGAGGAAGATtgagtgtaatttttaaaaatagtatttaataGTTTTGAGTTACATAAAAATATTACTTGCTAATAACTTAGCACTCTCCCTTTACCATATATCTAGTTTTCCCTAgggttaattttatttgaattgttATTTTTAGTCTCTATAATATCTTTAGCTCTCTCATATATAAAACTTTAATAGATTTTATGATTCTTGCCTTGCTATTCTAATAATACTAGTGATGATCTCATATataatttctctgtattttacAGATACTTGATTGGATTTTTGCGTAAATGTTTCCTGCCTCCTTCCAAACTGACTACAAGAGAGAAATTTAACTAGTTATTTAAAACCAAAGGGATTATGATGGATAATCTAGATTATATTTTCACTGTTATCCAATGCTaaattattttcacttaattCTAACAATAACTAACAAAAAATTCAATATGATACAGctaatatattttacaaatcaGAATTATTCTTGAAATTTGCcccatatttattacataaatcaGAAATAGATCTGCttagtatttattgaatactCTCTGTCAGGTGTTGTGTTAAGCATAGGTATATCAAAATGAATAAGACTTTCCTTTTGAGTCTAATGCAGTGGAGGAGATAAACATATCTGCAActacaatttaattttaatagcaGTTGAAGATTAAAAGGAGGAAGGGTTAATTTTTCCAGAAGGCATTATAGAAATTGTGTTCAGAGCAAGTAATATATTTCATGAGCTGAACATTTGGTAAATGAAGAACAACTGTAGCAGAAAGAGGGACCATCATGAACCAGGGCATGAAATTATAAGAAGTACCTAACATGATCTAGGGAAATAAGGGTGTAGCAAGAGTTGAGACTGGAGAAAGTGGTTGGAAATGGATTAGTGAGGATCTCAAATATCATTTCAAAGAATTTAGAACAAATCAGCATCAAAAGTAAGGCAGTGTTTTTATTTCCTTGGCATCATATTTAACAGGATGGATTCTAACTGTGAAATATCAAAGCAGAGAGGCTATACTAGATGTGGTCAAAGTGTTCCAAAAAAGATAATGAGGTCCTGATGAAAGCCTTGGAAATTAAAATGGAGAAGAGGGCAGATGGGTTAGAAAGACATTTTAGAGGTACAATCAGTAGATCCTATAAGTagataaaaggaaggaagaggtgaGGAAGAATAGAGACATAGTCAATGTCTCCATGATATTACCAAGGGTGAcaacaaacagaaagagaaggttTGGGACAAAGGAGAATGATGAGCTTACAGAGAATGAAGTACATCCAAATGAAACTGTTTGGCCCTTGGTTGGAAAATAGATTAGGAGTGAACTTAGGACAAAGACAGGTTTAGAAGTTGGCTATGTAAAGATGGTGCCTGAGTCTATTGAAGCAGATTGGCTCATGCAGGGAGAAACTAGGATGAGAAAACAGGAGGTCTGAGCCTGAATATTCATACAGTGCTAGCATTTGAAGATAAGAAGCTGAGCCAGTTAAAATAATTAGTCCTTGAAGTACAAAAAAACAGGATTTAGTCATTTTGAACAAGTCAACATAGGTATGGGAGGTGCtagaaaagaaatcttccaaGACAAAGTGTTAACTGTGTTGAAGCTGTTCTACTGGCAGTGGTGACGAAACAGGTATCAGTGCAGTGAGGAAGAAGATGTATAGGTGTTGATTCTTGGACAAGATATACTTGTAAAGAGAGGAAGCTGAGGAATGTATCGGAAGGAGTATTTTTGGATGAATAGTTTTGAGTATGTTTGCTGGCTAAAGAGAGAAATGTTAAATTAtgttcatttagaaaaaaaaaatgtcagttgTCATATTACGTCTTAAAAagatttcttatatatattttctacatGTATATGCAGTAGAATAACACAAATAACATTTGGTATTTACCAAGGACTTTCATGTGCATTAATTATATACCTTTAGAGCTACTTTGTAATATATTGATCAGGCATTATCCTTTTTAttcagatgagaaagctgagccTCTTGAGTTGGAGGTGGTCAAAGTCACATAATTTATGATGGTATAAGGTGTGGATACATATTTTATGACTCCTAATCTTTCATATTTAGCAGTTGATCAAAGCTGTctgaattgtatttttattttaaactttttatcagCATCATTTACTCAGACATTCAGTCAAAATTTTTTTGAGGTACTGAGATAGTTGTATCAAAAAATACATTTGTAGCCCTCAACATGTTTAATAGCCGGTGGAAAGTGACAATCAATAAACCAGCCATTTCAGTACTATGTTATGTGTTGTGAGGTTGCCGTAGCCTGATACTTTGTTTAGTTTAATTCTGTATGTCCCATCACTGagtgtgaatttaaaataaaatgcctcATTTTTTCCAATTCAGGGAAATCTTCAAACATAAAGCATAGGCTAGAAATTTTAAACTCAGGTACagtaaccttttatttaatgataataAAGATTAAGGAAAAATTTAACAcgttgaaaaatattaatttttttctaattcttcattgTGCATGATTTTATTCAAAGTTTATAAATTTACAGAATATTAGATAACCACATTTCACTTTATGTACCAAAACATTCCAATccaaataaaagttatttttattatgtatggTTTTGAGTTATTTGTGCCATACCATATAATGAAGAGTTGTTTTGCTATTTTACTAAGTGAAAAGTATTAATTCAATAATTTAGAAGTAGAACTATTAAGTTATTAAATAATCATATCTTATTTCCTCTACAAGATCACTGTCACTCTCAAACATTTGTATATAGATTTCTTGGACTTTTTGAGTACAAGAAAAATGATTTCTAGTaagttgtttggttttttttttgttttaaattgttatttatttatatgaaatggagagagagagcactctcatctgctggattactccccaaaatgctcgTACCAGCTAGCactggccagtctgaagctgggtGCCAAGAAGTCAAaccaggtctgtcacatgggtggcagagacccaactacttaagccatcactagTAACAGGAAATTAGAATGGGGAGTAGAGCTGGAACGCAAATCCGGgtgcagatatgggatgctgtgtctttactggcatcttaacttctatgcCAAATGTTTGTCtcctttagtttattttttttaacagttctttttttttttgttttgttttgtttttttttgacaggcagagttagtgagagagacagagagaagggtcttctgttggttcactctccaaatggccgctacggccagtgcgctgcggccggcacgctgcaccgatccgaagccaagagccaggtgcttctcctggtctcccatgcgggtgcagggccaagcacctgggccatcctccactgccttcccgggccacagcagagagctggagtggaagaggagcaactgggacagaatccagtggcccaaccgggactagatcctggggtgccggcgccgcaggcagaggactagccaagtgagctgcagctctggccaatccccttttgtttagtttttagtCAAAGCACTGCTACTAACTACAAATAGGGAATATTGGTTGCCACATTATTAATAAGAATTAAGTTTGTAAATCAAGTGAGAGTTCATGACAACTTTTTTGGAAGTACTAATTATCAAACCACAATTTactagacatttatttatttgtaattttaagttATGGAAAATAGCGTAGTGACTAAATATGTTCCATTCcaatgttttataaaacaaacaaggAGTTGACCTTACCATTTAGGAAAGCACTTTTCTATAAGTGGCATGACTCTGTGTCTTGGTATAAAGTtgaacctgtcgctccccctcttcatggaggaacgacactaagccctgcctaggcttcatatccgagtcacggcaccattatgtcgctccccctcttcgtggaggaacgacacaggaccctgcgctgttctttcgtctgctcggccctccccgggtttgctgctggttcttcccgggttggctactatcccttccacctccgtggaagggcagttccccctgccacattccccacttccgcaggggagcggcacaccgccggccggctctctgggggctgcacaggtgttccccttagatgttccccatagatgttcccggtgcatgccgtctctctcctcctttataatcctcctccgccaatcccaactcggctgcccacacgccgagtacgctgctctcctccaatcaggagcaagtcctacagtttattagctgaactggaggcagctgtgcggaagctgtttacttctctcccaacgccatgttgtgggagagcagatgcatagaataagtcttaatttcagtaacttagtccagtccggattgctccccacagaaccaATCTTAATTACTGtattgtgaaaaaagaaaaaacatttagtGTGAATGTATTGATTTTACTCTAGGCACAACACATTGTAGTGTCAGTAGATAAAGGCATTTAGCAACTCTGACCTACCTTAATTTCACTTTTGTGTATCCAGTAACTGCTTTTATGTAAGTAGATTTTTGAGGGAAATTCAGAGTTTACTATATGTCAcatgaaataaacataaaaccTGTGGATTTAGAAACTGGAAAATAACAGTGATATATGAATTATATCATTTCATATTTCAAAGAGGAATCtacaggccagcattgtgatgtagcaggttaagccattgtctgcaatGCTCGCACACCATATGGatgcagtttgagtcccggctgcttcacttccaatccagttccctgctaatgcacctgggaaggcagtggaagatggcccaaggacttgcacccacgtgggcgacccagttgaagctcctggctcctggcttcggcctggcccagctctggccattgcagccatttgggggctgaaccagtggatgaaagatctctgtgtttctgaatttcaaataagtaaataaatcttaaagaagaagagtttgatatttcttttcatttggctGTCCCAATTTCTATATCCAATGGATCCAATCCTACTTTTTTATGTGAACTCTTAGGGAATGGCACCTATCTAAGGGAGTTTAGAACTTTAGAGAAAGCATTGCTCAATTAtctatatgtgtgtctgtgtgtgtacacatacttGCACATGTTAAATGGCAAACAAGTAATGTGTTATGTGTTAAGTATGGTGTAGAACCTCCTTGCTCTAGTTAAGataaattcacacacacaaaatacattgGGTGGAGGAGAATCTAGATTTCTctacattttttaatataaactgTGCACTAAAGAATGGAAAGTATGATCTGTTTGCTTGGGTGTTTATGGCAACCCTGATCTATGGTATAGTCCACTGTAGgtggtgtttttaaaattcacttgtgATTACAGAGGAGGCAGTTGCTGTGTACAACACATTGTTCTGTGCTAGGTTATTGCttaatgaaggaaaaagaaacctgTTAGTGCTGCTTTTTCCAGAATAGCACATTCAGTTTGAACTCCCAGTGATTACATGTCAACTCTGTTGAGACAAACTTACAATACTCTGCTTAAATGCATTGTCTTTGCTGAGAAAAAAACATGTTTACATCacattctctgtgtctttgtgccAACTGCCTGAGGTGAACTAAATCTTTTCTGTACCTGAAGCAGGTTCTTTGTGTTATTTAATTCTCAGAAAGCCAAGGTGTCCAGTTACTGTATTctgttaaataattaaaatttctagTAGACTGTAATTCAAAATACCACATTCctttccagaaaaaaagagaacCCCATTTCATGAGAACATttgtagaaaatatatttgcttatGGTGACAATTGAGTTTTTAAtccccttcattttcttttttgactatttttatgtatttaaaaaacagagacagacacagagagatcttccatttgctgattcaatttccaaaTGCGACAATAGCCtcgactgggccaggccaaagccagaagctaggaactcagtccaagtctcccttgtggggtggctgggaccccactacttaagccatcactactgcAACCCAGAGTGTGAATTAGAGGTGTTTGGACAGGAGGCTGAACTTGAACTCgagtgctccaatataggatgtgggcatcttaaccagcattttacctgctaggccaaacacctgccccaagtttTCTACTTTGAAATATGTATCCAGACTTGGCTATAGAGTTGCTTGTTGGACATACACTGTGGACTCTCAAATACAATATCCTCCAAACCTAACTCATAATCTTCACGCCAAAAACCTGCTTTCCTCTGGTGTTCTATCTTAGAGTATAAAATAATCTTTCACGTAATTGCCCAGCCAGAAACCCTTGAGTGTTTCTAAAtgcctccttttccctccctctttttcttcccacattttgtaCGTTTGCCATCTGTTTCCATGTCTGTATCTCAGCTGTCAAAATATATGTCAGGTCATCTCTCACCTACATCATTAGAGCaactttataattaatttttcctTGTTGAATCTCTTTTTATAATGACATTATTGATTGCTCTGTATGCAAATCAGGTTATACCACAAccctcaaaattattttatggcTCCCCTACCTGCCCCTAAGATGAAAACCCACTCAGTAAGTTTGCAAGTTCTGTCATGACCTTGCCCCTGCTTGCTACTTCAATTCTCTCCACTCCCTACTCCATCCAGATGCTCCAGCCTTTCTGTAATTACCTCAGGTCCTACAGAATTCCATTTAGCTAGCTCCCACCAAAGAAGGGGAAAGAATCCTTTAATGATCCAATAGAAAGTCAGGAAGGATAAAAAtgataagctgtattttggagtGTGagtgttttgtcatttttttaacctggtattttatattttcagtgttCAGTTGAATTTATTTAAGTAATAATGCTATATTAAAGTCACTCTaaggaaaatacttaaaatagagATCTGTTTTAAGGTATTCAGTCCTTAACCCATCACTAGACCTCCCTATTTCAAACTGCTAAATCAATATAAACTTCAAAATACTGCTTTAGGATAAATGCCTCCCATGAGAATCATGCATTTTAGAAACTAGTATTTATTTCCAAAACTGTACTTCTTTTCACTTCTATATTGGTATTTACTTTATACCGCACCCTGCCCTTGGAACTTACCCATTTACATGTCTTTAATGATATGAATGCAAACCATGTAATCAAATTTCTATGACAGTGACCCAGAGAGTCAAACATGTAGGTCTTTTCCATGAAAATTCCagctttcctggggccagcattttggcgtagcgggttaaaccactgcctacaataccagcatcccataagggcactggtttgactcctggttggtccacttctgatccagctccctcctaatgtgcctggaaaaacagcagaggatgacccccaactacttgggctcctgcacccatatgggaaacccagatgaagatactggatcctggcttgagcctggcccagccctggccattgtggccattttttaggaaatgaaccagagaatgagatatttctctctgtttctccctctctatgtgtacctctgcctttcaaatgaataaataagatttctttaaaaaaaaaaaaaaagctccaacTTTTCAATAGCTCTATTGCTATTGTATAGTAAAATGGTAAAATGGTATTTTTTAGGGGGGGTAGACTCTTGTTTCTAGAGTAGTTCTCAACCTTGGTTGTAAAACAGAATCACCAGGTAAGCTTTAAAATTCCTGATGTCCAAGCCATATTCCagaccaattaaatcagaatctgaGGTAGGACAAGCACCAATGTTTTTTAAAGCTTCCTGGATGATTCTAATTTGTAGCCAATTTCAAGGACCACAGTTTACCAGGTATTTCTATATCTTCAGTGTTTAgttgaatttatttaaatattaatgacattaaaattaccccaaaggaaaaaaattttgcaaTGGAGATCTGTTTTAAGGCATACTGTCACATTTCTTTACCTATTGTTAGATTTTACTATTTACAACTTGTGGTAAATTGTAGAATATTAACAAGTCTACTCTGATCTGCGTTGAAAGGTTCTCCCCTTCCCAGTTTGGACCAGACAAGCACTGGGGAATAAGAAGGCATGATCTGTCCTCAGTTTTCCCTACCGTGCTCATCTTTTCCACCTACTGATACCAGGGTTTGGTGAGCAAGAAGGATGAGAGGTAGACTATATTAGTGAGAGACCTCTTCAACTcctcagcacccccacccccatcacattCAGACTGGGAACACGATGGTTGACCACTTACTTCCATTTTCTCCTTTGATGATATGATTATACAGTGCCTTCTTGTTCTTCAGGGCAACATCTTTTAAAGACAGTAAAAGTCTAGCTAACATTAAAATTGATATTTGTGCCCTATCGAATTCTGGATGTGCAGACTACATCTGGTATAGCCCTTGCTCTTTTCTCTGCAGACTCATGCAGCCCTAGTTGCTAGCCAGCCTCTTTCCTTTAGACTTAAACAAGGGAGGTGCTCAACTCCCCAGCTGGGATGCCACATGTCAAGTTTAGTAAAACTTAAATGAGCTGCTTTATTCCCTGCAGCACCTTACCCTCGCTGGGTAGGTGGAAGTTCTTTTTAGGAAGGAAAGAATACACACAAGACTCTGacaatgctgtttttaaaaaatcccggGGCAGGttttgtggtgcaatgggttaagcatAAACAGGGAAGCCTAGGTTTAAGTTCCCTCTTCACTTCCGAACAagcctcctgccaatgtgcactctgggaggcagctgataatggctcaagtacttaggtagTCAGTtgggagtttctggatcctggctttgacctggcccagacccagctgttttgGGAATTTGTGGaatgatggaagatattcatcctctctccccctctttccccctctacctctctcttccactctctctttttttttatttgacaggtagagttatagacagagagagagagagagaggtcttccttccgttggtttaccccccaaatggccactacggccagcactggccctctgctttttattttttaaatttatttaaaaggcagagtgagagtcaGAGTCaggtggctggcaccgtggctcacttggttaaccctctgcctgcagtgccggcatcccatatgggcgccaaggtctagtcccagttgctcctcttccagtccagctctctgctgtggcctgggagggcagcggaggatggcccaagtgcttgggcccctgcacccgcatgggagaacggaaggaagcacctggctcctggcttcagatcggcgcagcgccggccgtagtggccattgcggggtgaaccaacagaaggaagagctttctctctttcactgtctataactctacctgtcaaataaaaaataataataaaaatgaaaagcagaaataagtaaattttaaaaaccatttgaaaATCCCCATCAACTCCCCCTCAAAGCTTTAGTCTTTGCAGGTAGATAATGGTTGAGGGGCAGTTCTTTTTGTGCCTGGTTCCTCTCTTGGAGTATGGGGCCACTGTTCTCACATCCGGCCCCTTAACAAGGACTACCacaatagggaaaaaaaatctaatgttaCTTCTATCATAGCTTCATGATATATCACATCTTCAGTTTTCCAATCCACTTGAGGCAAAATAAGAGAATCTGCTATCAATTTTATCTTCTGCTCCCCCTTTTAAGTCATTATTTtattcatgaaaattttaattcCTGGCCCTCTAAAGAGCACATCTATTTAAAGTACATGAAGAAAATTTGGCCTTGATAAAAGTCAGTGATTAATTGTAGCTCTTACTCATCTTTTTCCTTGACTCCTCACTTCCCTTCCAAAACTGTGGGCTTGGTTGAAGATATAATTGGAGCAGGATATGCCCCAGG
The DNA window shown above is from Oryctolagus cuniculus chromosome 9, mOryCun1.1, whole genome shotgun sequence and carries:
- the LACC1 gene encoding purine nucleoside phosphorylase LACC1 isoform X2, encoding MKKFYRIKTDHASDVWIMGRKEPESYDGITTNQRGVTIAALGADCIPIVFADPVKKACGVAHAGWKGTLLGIAMATVHAMITEYGCHLEDIIVVLGPSVGPCCFTLPWESANKFHNLHPECVRLFDSPNPYIDIRKATRILLERGGILPHNIQDQNQDLNLCTSCHPDKFFSHVRDGVNFGTQIGFISLRE
- the LACC1 gene encoding purine nucleoside phosphorylase LACC1 isoform X3, with the protein product MDLLQEQTDHASDVWIMGRKEPESYDGITTNQRGVTIAALGADCIPIVFADPVKKACGVAHAGWKGTLLGIAMATVHAMITEYGCHLEDIIVVLGPSVGPCCFTLPWESANKFHNLHPECVRLFDSPNPYIDIRKATRILLERGGILPHNIQDQNQDLNLCTSCHPDKFFSHVRDGVNFGTQIGFISLRE